The region TCCAGATCCTGGAACTTGAGTTTCAAGCAGTGCTATGTCACTAACCAGCTAGCTGTACATgccacttaatttctctgagcctcagttttctcatccaaaaATGGAGACACCGACACCTACTCACAGGAATGGAATGAGGAGCAAACAGGAGAACCTGAGAGCACTCTGTAAATTGTTAAGTGGAATACAAGTTATGGAATTATTACTATTCCCCAACTAAGATCTCAGCTGACTGCCAATGCCTGGGCAACAGCCCAGATCAGTTAATTCAGAATTTctgggggtgggacccaggcatggctatttaaaaaaacaaaaacaaaacaaaacctccagAAGATTCCAGAGCTAAGTAGGTCAGGAACCACTGATAAAATCTGAACTTGGCTTCTGTCCTTGTTTGAGAAGTCTAGATGGACTGATGGAGTGGCAGATTCTGGTCCCCATCCTCCTTCCTGGGGCTGATTAAGAGGCATGGCTAATAGGCTTAAGGCGGGAGATTAATTACTGTTCTCATTGCTCCAACTTCACCTTTCCCGAGTCTTCTAGGGCAGAGGCTGGAAGGGTCCCAGGGTTTGGTAGAAAGAGGCGACTGCCTGGAGgaaactggggtgggggtggggagacttACGCTGCCGAAGTATTTGTCCAGGAGCTCCACGTATCGGTGGATCAGCTCCAGAGTGATGAGCTCATTGTCTTGGCCCTCGATGGCACAGCAGAAGTAGAGGCTGGCATATCTGAAGATGCGGGCACAGGAGGGCTAGCTGGGAGGGCTGCTGGGTCTGCCTCGAGACCCAGGGACCCAGGCATGTGGTGCCAAACCTCTCATTTCCcctcattttcagtgcgtgcccCTATTGGACACAGACGGGGTGACCCCAGGGTATGCAAATAGTAACTCATTCAGCCTCTTAGCGCCTCTCATAAACACAGGCAAAGACACAAGCTCTTTCCCTCTTGCCCTCTGACCTGTTCACTTTGACTCAACAAAGTATCTTGAGTCAATTAATTCACCTGCTCAGAGAAGGAACCGGaaacggggtgtgtgtgtgtgtgttgggaaaaGTGGCACAGAATCCATGACTGTTGAATGAGGCTGCAAGGGACGTGTGCAATAGACAAGACAGAGCCTTTGGGACAGAGGTGTGCACGTGAACTAGGTGTCAGGCTTGAGCAAAACCAAAAGGGAACAAGGATTTCTTCACGGTGAATTTGCAAAGGAAAGGCAGCTGGAGTTCATCACTGCCCTCCAGATGGCCTTAGCTCTCAGCTCTTCCTGACCTAAAGGACAACTTATTTCTCAGCCATTGGAACCCACTGCCAGACCCCAGTTAAGCAGGATCCAGGTGGTACTGACAGAAGGTGGGGAATCACCTCTTGTAGACAACTTTGAGGTCCCTCCACTCCAGGAAGCTGCACATCTTGGGCTTGCGAGCCAGAACAACCTGCATAAGCTCCCGAACCATCTTCTTTCGCTCCTTGTCTGATGTGGCCAGGTACCATTTTTGCAGCCGCAGCTTCCCCTGCCGGCTGAACAGCAGCATGAATCGCATCTagggggcgggagggggtggAGTTAGAGCTGACGGTCAGAGATTCGTTTCTCCGAGCAAACACACAGCCCCAAACTCATCTCATCTAACCCTTCTCAACTCATAGCTCCTACTTTCTTCAAAACATCAGCCCTTGCTGTCAACTCCAAGTATTCCCAGAAGCAGGTGTCTTTCCTTCAGGGGGTGTCAGAGTTTCAGAATCTTATcttttgggttcaaatcctggctctactggTTTGAGTAATTTGCCTTGGGCaattactttctgtctctgggcttctgtttcctgATGTATAAGATGGAAATAATCAAAGTACCTACCTTACAGAGTTGTTAGGTGGGTTAAGGGAGTTTTTATATGAAAAAGTACTTGGCAAATGGTAAGCACTATAACACATTAGGTGTCACTATTCCCTGACTTCCTGTTTCCTAATCCTGTTTTCCAAAGGTGGGTAAAATATTAGCACAGTGACAAGCAGCCTGTACCTGTTGTCAAAGagatgtctgttttctttcctgctcTTTCTATTCATCACCACGAGGAAATTAGGCATTTTGCCCCTCAAGAAGCCACCTCAATTCTGCCCCTCTCCCGCCCCATCCTAGCCATACACCCTTCCTGGTGTCCTCAGTACACTGCCTTCCAGTGCTAGTCCTATGTCCAAGGGTATCCTTCATGTTAGCACATGGTACTGGGACCCCCAAACTCCACCTTCCTCTCTTCCCAACCATCCAGGCATTTGGCTactgatatttctatttttttcctttaggaagCCTCCTGCTACACGCCCACACCTCCCCAGATACCAGGTGACCAATTTCCCTTTCAGTTCCTCAGTTAGGACACAGCCATTCAGGGTGGCTCACCTAGGGAATGCCTGTGGAACAAAGCACAAGGGGGTGGTGTGGGGAGGAGTGCAGAGCCCTCACTACCCGGTGCACACCCCTCACCACAACCCCCGCTTCCTAGTTCCGGAGGGTCCGGGCCACAACACTCTGTAGCTCTTCTCTCCAAGTACATT is a window of Vicugna pacos chromosome 18, VicPac4, whole genome shotgun sequence DNA encoding:
- the AP1S1 gene encoding AP-1 complex subunit sigma-1A; the protein is MMRFMLLFSRQGKLRLQKWYLATSDKERKKMVRELMQVVLARKPKMCSFLEWRDLKVVYKRYASLYFCCAIEGQDNELITLELIHRYVELLDKYFGSVCELDIIFNFEKAYFILDEFLMGGDVQDTSKKSVLKAIEQADLLQEEDESPRSVLEEMGLA